A genomic region of Gemmata massiliana contains the following coding sequences:
- a CDS encoding protein kinase domain-containing protein: MSADQPPPLTVASHRVADLIDVIQRLSQARDIATVQDIVRRAARRLTGADGATFVLCDHDRCHYVDEDAIGPLWKGQRFPMSACVSGWSMLNRSTAVIEDVFADPRVPHHAYRATFVKSMVMVPVRAADPLGAIGTYWATQRRPTDEEVRVLEALAGTTAVALENVRVFTELEERVNARTAELEEANKQLVAANANLMAAHRQADRVFAAYAKVLPGTVLDDKYRLDEELGSGGFGVVFRARHLALDYPIAVKVFRPISGNDSAMELQRFLREGATAARINHPNAVRVLDSGVSSGGIAFLAMELLSGRSLARELVMVGALSLRRAAMVAATVADVLSAAHRQGIIHRDIKPDNVFLHYDSTGREIVKVVDFGIAKFFAGPQSADERLTRTGEYLGTPRFIAPERVRGGADDGRSDVFSLGALLYELVCGASPWAPEQEREIAAGLAFSLHPRPMSRFRRAVPVELSALVERALAWNPVDRPTAEELSSVLADLAPTLDDTPPLPALEPPRDPDATDLLPAKTWPR; this comes from the coding sequence ATGAGCGCAGACCAGCCCCCACCGCTGACCGTTGCGTCGCACCGGGTAGCGGATCTCATCGACGTCATCCAGCGGTTGTCGCAGGCACGCGACATCGCCACCGTGCAGGATATCGTGCGCCGGGCCGCGCGCCGGCTCACCGGCGCCGATGGGGCCACGTTCGTACTCTGCGACCACGATCGGTGCCACTACGTCGATGAGGACGCCATCGGGCCGCTGTGGAAGGGGCAGCGGTTCCCCATGTCGGCGTGTGTCAGTGGGTGGTCGATGCTGAACCGCAGCACGGCCGTGATCGAGGATGTGTTCGCCGACCCGCGCGTTCCACACCACGCTTACCGTGCCACCTTCGTGAAAAGCATGGTAATGGTGCCCGTTCGAGCGGCCGATCCGCTCGGCGCGATCGGCACGTATTGGGCCACGCAGCGGCGCCCCACGGACGAAGAGGTGCGGGTGCTCGAAGCGCTCGCTGGGACCACAGCGGTCGCACTCGAAAACGTGCGCGTGTTTACCGAACTCGAAGAGCGCGTGAACGCGCGCACGGCCGAACTCGAAGAAGCCAACAAGCAACTTGTGGCCGCGAATGCGAACCTGATGGCCGCACACCGACAGGCCGACCGCGTGTTCGCCGCTTACGCGAAGGTGCTGCCCGGTACGGTGCTCGACGACAAGTACCGACTCGACGAGGAACTCGGGTCCGGCGGATTCGGCGTTGTGTTCCGCGCCCGGCACTTAGCACTAGATTATCCCATTGCGGTGAAAGTGTTTCGGCCCATATCGGGCAACGATTCGGCGATGGAACTTCAGCGGTTTCTGCGTGAAGGCGCGACTGCGGCTCGGATCAACCACCCGAACGCGGTCCGGGTTCTCGATTCGGGTGTGTCGTCCGGGGGGATCGCGTTCCTGGCGATGGAACTGCTCTCCGGCCGATCACTGGCGCGCGAATTGGTAATGGTTGGCGCGCTCTCGCTCCGTCGGGCTGCGATGGTCGCGGCTACTGTTGCGGACGTGCTCAGTGCGGCCCATCGACAGGGCATTATTCACCGGGACATCAAACCCGATAACGTGTTTCTCCACTACGACTCCACGGGACGGGAGATCGTGAAGGTCGTGGACTTCGGCATCGCGAAGTTCTTCGCCGGGCCGCAAAGTGCGGACGAGCGCCTGACGCGAACCGGCGAGTACCTCGGTACGCCGCGGTTTATCGCTCCGGAACGGGTTCGTGGCGGCGCCGACGACGGGCGCTCGGACGTCTTCAGCTTGGGCGCGCTGCTTTACGAACTCGTTTGTGGCGCGTCGCCGTGGGCGCCCGAGCAGGAGCGCGAGATCGCCGCGGGCTTGGCCTTTTCGCTGCATCCACGGCCAATGTCTCGGTTCCGGCGTGCGGTTCCCGTGGAACTGTCGGCGCTGGTCGAACGCGCGCTCGCGTGGAACCCCGTCGACCGCCCGACCGCGGAAGAACTGTCG
- the rho gene encoding transcription termination factor Rho yields MRVDPHEQGFDAETNSRYEEIKRGNTYITELQHMTIAQLQKAAKDEGIPREEYVGLKKQDLVYRILRELTKANGLMFGEGTLEVLPDGFGFLRSPDYNYLPCPDDIYISPSQIRRFGLRTGAVVAGQTRPPKENERYFALLRVEAINYAEPDLLTQKVVFDDLTPLHPERRLKLETTPDELNTRVIDLITPIGKGQRGLIVAPPRTGKTVLLQKMANSIIQNHPECYVIVLLIDERPEEVTDMSRTVKGPRVEVVSSTFDEPPERHVQVSEMVIEKAKRLVEYGTDVVILLDSITRLARAYNTVSPGSGKLLSGGLDATALYKPKRFFGAARNIDEGGSLTILATALVDTGSKMDEVIFEEFKGTGNMEVHLERRMVDRRVYPAIDVNASGTRKEELLRGEDELRLVHIMHRILADMNPVEAMELLLKQLSKYKTNAEFLTSVTLT; encoded by the coding sequence CTGCGCGTGGACCCCCACGAACAGGGCTTCGACGCCGAAACGAACTCGCGGTACGAGGAGATCAAGCGCGGCAACACGTACATCACCGAACTGCAGCACATGACGATCGCGCAGTTGCAGAAGGCTGCGAAGGACGAGGGAATTCCGCGCGAAGAGTACGTCGGGCTGAAGAAACAGGATTTGGTGTACCGCATCCTGCGCGAACTCACCAAGGCCAACGGGCTGATGTTCGGCGAGGGCACGCTCGAAGTGCTCCCGGACGGGTTCGGGTTCCTCCGCAGTCCGGACTACAACTACCTCCCGTGCCCGGACGACATCTATATCTCGCCGTCGCAGATCCGCCGGTTCGGGCTGCGCACCGGGGCCGTGGTCGCCGGGCAAACGCGCCCGCCGAAGGAGAACGAGCGGTACTTCGCGCTGCTCCGCGTGGAGGCGATCAACTACGCCGAGCCGGACCTACTCACGCAGAAGGTCGTATTCGACGACCTCACGCCGTTGCACCCCGAGCGCCGGTTGAAACTCGAAACCACGCCCGACGAGCTGAACACGCGCGTGATCGATCTCATCACGCCGATCGGGAAGGGCCAGCGCGGGCTGATCGTCGCCCCGCCGCGCACCGGGAAGACGGTTCTGCTCCAGAAGATGGCGAACTCCATCATCCAGAACCACCCGGAGTGCTACGTCATCGTGCTCCTGATCGACGAGCGCCCCGAAGAAGTGACCGATATGAGCCGGACCGTGAAGGGGCCGCGCGTGGAGGTCGTGTCGAGCACGTTCGACGAGCCGCCGGAGCGCCACGTCCAGGTCAGCGAGATGGTGATCGAGAAGGCCAAGCGCCTGGTCGAGTACGGCACCGACGTGGTCATTCTGCTCGATTCGATCACGCGCCTGGCACGGGCCTACAACACCGTGTCGCCCGGGTCGGGCAAGTTGCTCTCCGGTGGTCTGGACGCGACCGCGCTCTACAAGCCGAAGCGGTTCTTCGGCGCGGCCCGCAACATCGACGAGGGCGGGTCGCTCACCATTCTGGCGACCGCACTGGTGGACACCGGCTCGAAGATGGACGAGGTGATCTTCGAGGAGTTCAAGGGCACGGGCAACATGGAAGTCCACCTCGAACGGCGGATGGTGGACCGGCGCGTGTACCCGGCAATTGACGTGAACGCCAGCGGCACGCGCAAAGAAGAACTGCTCCGGGGTGAGGACGAGTTGCGCCTCGTTCACATCATGCACCGCATCCTGGCGGACATGAACCCGGTCGAGGCGATGGAACTGCTCCTGAAGCAACTGAGCAAGTACAAGACCAACGCCGAGTTCCTCACCAGTGTCACGCTGACGTGA
- the coaE gene encoding dephospho-CoA kinase (Dephospho-CoA kinase (CoaE) performs the final step in coenzyme A biosynthesis.), with translation MSGFKHGPKPLIGLIGAIGAGKSTAAKCFAARGGRVIDADALGHEALRQPEIIAALVELWGAEIRNADGLLDRRAIGRIVFADRKQRNALENVVFPYIGERTRHEIFAAQANPDVSFVVLDAAVLLEAGWSDLVDSLVYIDAPRSTRLARLATRSGWNETELSARESAQLSAEEKKKRAQAVIVNDAGAVELQEQVDRVLGNILKT, from the coding sequence ATGAGCGGCTTCAAACACGGCCCGAAGCCCCTCATCGGGTTGATCGGTGCGATTGGTGCGGGGAAGAGTACTGCGGCGAAGTGTTTTGCGGCCCGCGGTGGGCGCGTGATCGACGCGGACGCACTCGGGCACGAGGCGCTGCGGCAGCCCGAAATCATTGCGGCGCTCGTGGAGTTGTGGGGGGCGGAGATTCGCAACGCAGACGGTTTGCTGGACCGCCGAGCCATCGGGCGCATCGTTTTTGCCGACCGGAAACAGCGGAACGCGCTCGAAAATGTGGTTTTTCCTTATATCGGCGAGCGCACGCGACATGAGATTTTCGCCGCGCAAGCGAACCCGGATGTATCGTTCGTCGTCCTGGACGCGGCGGTGTTGCTCGAAGCGGGGTGGAGCGATTTGGTCGATTCGCTCGTCTATATCGATGCCCCTCGAAGTACACGGCTCGCACGACTCGCAACTCGGAGCGGCTGGAACGAAACCGAATTGAGTGCCCGTGAATCGGCGCAATTGTCCGCCGAAGAGAAAAAAAAACGGGCGCAGGCGGTGATCGTTAACGACGCCGGTGCGGTCGAGTTACAGGAGCAAGTGGACCGCGTGCTCGGAAACATATTGAAAACATGA
- the polA gene encoding DNA polymerase I: MSDPVSAGNLYLLDAHGLIFQMFFGVGPMNAPDGRPTNAVFGVTRSLMNLYDRGADYLIAALDHAEPTFRETIDSNYKAHRDPPPDDLLLQEPLIQQVMEAMRVPFLIAKGYEADDVMATVASAAAARGLNVFLCTSDKDCRQLVTDKVKMLNLRKDYEVLDAAGIIADWGVRPDQVVDFQSLVGDSVDNIPGVMGVGPKTAAKWLQQYGTLDELIAHADEAPGGPKTRQALKDAIANGNLAKSKQLVTLDRNVPIPLDWEGWRRRDWDGQKLLELFHEFGFRGFAERVRKTLTNSGAKKNADALATAGIAPAPAPVEDTSGRGVPGASAQPAKPAKQPKGKAKKAATPGLFDLLMEETGESAPPVEATPLVEAAIPTDSWNYAGYETVDSEASFGAFLAELKKQKAFVFDLETTGLDPIHDPIVGFAFCWEREWAYYLPVRAPQEDTALDPNATLAALKPIFEDPKIEKRNHNIKFDQIVLAANGVELAGVAGDSMLAHYLLDPGARVHGLDDLTLDVLKHKNIAIAELIGKGKKQTTMNTVRVARVRDYACEDADAAFQLATIFEPQLAEKGFRELYDTLEVPLIGVLADMERTGIRVDVPFLKQLGEQMGAELAGLETDIHALAGREFNIASLKELQKILFEELKLPVQKRTGIKNEPSTDQESLERLAALGHELPKKLIAHRKVTKLKGTYVDVLPVMADKTGRVHTSFNQASAETGRLSSSDPNLQNIPMRTEQGAQLRKAFIPRDGWTLVTADYSQIELRLLAQFCGDETLKSAFTEDRDVHTAVAAQIFKVPEADVTKAQRGVAKTVNFGVIYGMSATGLAVRLAIPRKEAEEFIDAYFARYPKVLEYQQKLLAHAHKTGEVRTLLGRKRILNAAAINPNSRYQGRGQAEREAINYEIQGSAADLIKRAMLAVQRRLAAQKMQAKMLLTVHDELVFEAPPSEVEPLAKLVREEMTTAMKLDVPLRVDVAAGSNWLDVEDV, translated from the coding sequence ATGTCGGACCCGGTTTCCGCGGGCAACCTGTATTTGTTGGACGCCCACGGACTCATCTTCCAAATGTTCTTCGGCGTCGGGCCGATGAACGCACCCGACGGGCGGCCTACCAACGCCGTCTTCGGGGTCACGCGCTCGTTGATGAACCTCTACGACCGCGGCGCCGACTACCTCATTGCTGCACTCGACCACGCCGAACCGACCTTCCGCGAGACCATCGACTCGAACTACAAGGCCCATCGCGATCCGCCGCCGGACGATCTGCTCCTTCAAGAGCCGCTCATTCAGCAGGTCATGGAGGCGATGCGGGTGCCGTTCCTGATCGCGAAGGGGTACGAGGCCGACGACGTGATGGCGACGGTCGCGTCCGCGGCCGCCGCGCGCGGGCTGAACGTGTTCCTCTGCACGTCGGACAAGGATTGCCGACAGCTCGTCACCGACAAGGTGAAGATGCTGAACCTCCGCAAGGATTACGAGGTTTTGGATGCAGCCGGCATCATTGCGGATTGGGGCGTTCGGCCGGATCAGGTGGTTGATTTCCAGTCGCTCGTCGGTGACTCGGTGGACAACATTCCGGGTGTGATGGGGGTGGGGCCGAAAACGGCGGCGAAATGGCTTCAACAGTACGGCACACTCGACGAACTCATCGCGCACGCGGACGAAGCCCCGGGTGGTCCGAAAACGCGCCAGGCGCTCAAAGACGCGATCGCCAATGGCAACCTCGCAAAGAGCAAACAGCTCGTCACGCTCGACCGGAACGTACCGATCCCGCTCGACTGGGAGGGGTGGCGCCGACGGGACTGGGACGGGCAGAAGCTCCTCGAACTGTTCCACGAGTTCGGGTTCCGCGGGTTTGCCGAGCGCGTGCGCAAGACTCTGACCAACAGCGGCGCCAAGAAGAACGCCGACGCCCTCGCGACTGCTGGGATTGCGCCCGCACCGGCACCGGTCGAAGACACCAGCGGAAGGGGCGTTCCCGGTGCGTCCGCGCAGCCGGCCAAGCCCGCGAAACAGCCCAAAGGTAAAGCAAAGAAGGCTGCCACGCCCGGGCTGTTTGATCTGTTAATGGAAGAGACTGGTGAGAGCGCCCCACCGGTCGAGGCCACGCCCCTCGTTGAAGCCGCGATCCCCACTGATTCGTGGAATTACGCGGGTTACGAGACGGTAGACTCCGAAGCGAGCTTCGGAGCGTTCCTCGCCGAGTTAAAGAAGCAGAAGGCGTTCGTCTTCGATCTGGAAACGACGGGCTTGGACCCGATCCATGACCCGATCGTGGGGTTCGCATTCTGTTGGGAGCGGGAGTGGGCCTACTACCTCCCGGTGCGCGCCCCGCAAGAGGACACGGCCCTCGACCCGAACGCGACACTCGCCGCCCTCAAGCCGATCTTTGAAGACCCGAAGATCGAGAAGCGGAACCACAACATCAAGTTCGACCAGATCGTTCTGGCCGCCAACGGCGTCGAACTCGCAGGGGTGGCGGGCGATTCCATGCTCGCGCACTACCTCCTCGACCCCGGCGCGCGGGTTCACGGGCTGGACGACCTTACGCTGGACGTACTCAAACACAAGAACATCGCGATTGCCGAGCTGATCGGGAAGGGGAAGAAGCAAACCACGATGAATACGGTGCGGGTCGCCCGCGTCCGAGATTATGCGTGCGAGGATGCCGACGCCGCGTTCCAACTCGCGACCATATTTGAACCGCAACTGGCAGAAAAGGGCTTCCGCGAGCTCTACGATACGCTCGAAGTGCCGCTAATCGGCGTACTGGCCGATATGGAGCGGACAGGTATTCGCGTGGACGTGCCCTTTCTCAAGCAACTCGGCGAACAGATGGGTGCCGAACTTGCGGGGTTAGAAACGGACATTCACGCACTCGCTGGGCGCGAGTTCAACATCGCCTCCCTGAAAGAGCTGCAGAAGATCCTCTTCGAGGAACTGAAGCTCCCGGTTCAAAAGCGCACGGGAATCAAGAACGAGCCGAGTACCGATCAGGAATCACTCGAACGACTGGCTGCGCTGGGACACGAACTGCCCAAAAAGCTGATCGCACACCGCAAGGTGACGAAACTCAAGGGTACTTACGTCGACGTGCTCCCGGTGATGGCGGACAAAACCGGGCGCGTTCACACGTCCTTTAATCAGGCGTCTGCCGAGACCGGCCGGTTGAGTTCGAGCGACCCGAATCTGCAAAACATCCCGATGCGGACGGAGCAAGGGGCGCAGCTCCGTAAGGCGTTCATCCCGCGCGACGGCTGGACGCTCGTTACCGCGGACTATTCGCAGATCGAGTTACGGCTCCTGGCCCAGTTCTGTGGTGACGAGACGCTAAAGTCCGCGTTCACGGAGGACCGGGACGTTCACACCGCGGTCGCGGCGCAAATTTTCAAAGTTCCCGAAGCGGATGTAACAAAGGCTCAGCGCGGGGTGGCGAAAACGGTCAATTTCGGCGTCATATATGGCATGAGCGCGACCGGACTGGCCGTGCGGCTCGCGATCCCGCGAAAGGAGGCAGAAGAGTTCATCGATGCCTACTTCGCCCGTTACCCGAAAGTGCTGGAATACCAACAAAAGCTCCTGGCTCACGCGCACAAAACCGGCGAAGTGCGCACGCTGCTCGGGCGCAAACGCATCCTGAACGCGGCCGCAATTAACCCGAATTCGCGTTATCAGGGGCGGGGGCAGGCGGAACGCGAGGCGATCAACTACGAAATTCAGGGTTCGGCCGCGGACCTGATTAAGAGGGCCATGCTCGCGGTGCAGCGGCGGCTCGCGGCACAAAAAATGCAAGCAAAGATGCTTCTCACTGTTCACGATGAACTCGTATTTGAAGCGCCGCCGAGCGAGGTCGAGCCATTGGCCAAACTCGTTCGCGAAGAAATGACCACTGCTATGAAGCTGGACGTACCGCTCCGCGTGGATGTGGCCGCTGGCTCGAACTGGCTGGACGTCGAGGACGTGTAA
- a CDS encoding 4'-phosphopantetheinyl transferase family protein — MTNAGKMAEVRVRVGTCPAVFDRAPDRNEVWAWVVDLACPPVPTDELFQRLTAEEQTRALRYKIAKAREQFSIGRGLLRGLLSACLNVAPGAVPLGYLPSGKPVLAEETGLHFNVTHTDGIAVIAVSWQRVGVDVERVRTVENEDGLVRRYFSPAEGAAYRALPERHRQAGFFRGWTTKEAVIKAAGATVACLADFDVELDPERPPCVNAVRDPQLTGPGWVLAEWTAQNDAAIAIAVEGVEALRVENLPHG, encoded by the coding sequence ATGACGAACGCAGGAAAGATGGCCGAAGTTCGGGTTCGTGTCGGTACGTGCCCCGCGGTATTCGATCGCGCGCCGGACCGGAACGAGGTGTGGGCGTGGGTCGTGGACCTCGCGTGCCCACCGGTTCCCACGGACGAGCTGTTTCAGCGCCTGACCGCCGAAGAACAAACACGGGCACTGCGGTACAAGATCGCCAAGGCGCGCGAACAATTCTCCATCGGTCGCGGGTTACTCCGCGGGCTACTCAGCGCATGTTTGAACGTTGCCCCTGGTGCCGTGCCCCTCGGGTACCTGCCCTCGGGGAAACCCGTATTAGCGGAAGAAACGGGATTGCACTTCAACGTCACGCACACGGACGGGATCGCGGTGATCGCCGTGAGCTGGCAGCGTGTCGGCGTGGACGTCGAGCGCGTGCGGACCGTTGAGAACGAAGACGGGCTGGTCCGGCGCTACTTTTCCCCCGCCGAGGGTGCGGCGTATCGCGCGCTCCCCGAACGGCACCGCCAGGCTGGGTTCTTTCGCGGCTGGACAACCAAAGAGGCCGTCATTAAGGCGGCGGGAGCGACCGTCGCGTGCCTCGCGGATTTCGATGTGGAACTCGATCCGGAGCGCCCCCCGTGTGTGAACGCGGTCCGCGACCCGCAACTCACCGGTCCCGGCTGGGTGCTCGCCGAATGGACAGCACAAAACGACGCCGCCATTGCTATTGCGGTTGAAGGGGTAGAGGCGCTGCGCGTTGAGAACCTTCCCCACGGATAA
- a CDS encoding DUF1573 domain-containing protein translates to MNTLILLSALATGQPAPLAPATFHSPAPVAAKGDTKAGPPLLHTFDLTNATAGTVTITKVEAGCGCLRQALAAEVLQAGEKTKLALEVNTLAQPDGPNRWQATVSYKVEQPGVPARTGELLLQLTATLSREISVTPPQVAFSAAGEVSKELIVGDKRAKPLTVLKTASSATHLTVEIGQVTNGTAGRTQPITIKLAANAPTGHRDESVVLYTDDADCPELRIPVRVLKRAVGAVTATPEAVSVRLAAGQTEVSTLVQLRSPDGKAVSIAGAESDLPAVQVKCSTGSGPVATVRITVPETVAAQPGRCTVRVRMNDQGDEVSIPVSWTGKK, encoded by the coding sequence ATGAACACACTCATTTTGCTCTCCGCGCTGGCCACCGGCCAGCCGGCGCCGCTCGCGCCGGCCACGTTTCACAGCCCGGCGCCGGTCGCGGCAAAGGGTGATACGAAGGCCGGCCCGCCGCTGCTCCACACGTTCGACCTGACGAACGCGACCGCGGGCACGGTCACGATTACCAAGGTCGAGGCCGGGTGCGGGTGCTTGCGTCAGGCTCTCGCTGCCGAAGTGCTCCAAGCTGGCGAGAAAACCAAACTCGCACTCGAAGTGAACACGCTCGCGCAACCGGACGGCCCGAACCGCTGGCAGGCCACGGTATCGTACAAGGTGGAACAGCCCGGCGTCCCCGCTCGAACGGGCGAATTGCTGCTCCAACTTACGGCGACTCTCTCCCGGGAAATCTCGGTCACGCCCCCACAAGTCGCGTTCTCTGCCGCCGGAGAAGTAAGTAAGGAACTCATTGTCGGCGATAAACGGGCGAAACCACTCACGGTTCTCAAAACCGCGTCGTCCGCGACGCACTTGACGGTTGAGATCGGACAGGTTACGAACGGTACGGCGGGGCGCACCCAACCAATAACGATCAAGCTTGCCGCGAACGCACCCACCGGGCACCGCGACGAGTCCGTCGTTCTCTACACCGACGACGCGGACTGCCCAGAACTGCGCATCCCGGTTCGAGTCCTTAAGCGCGCTGTCGGTGCTGTAACTGCAACTCCGGAAGCCGTTTCCGTCCGCCTCGCGGCCGGCCAAACCGAGGTTTCCACGCTCGTGCAACTCCGCTCACCGGATGGGAAAGCCGTGAGCATTGCCGGTGCTGAGAGCGATTTGCCCGCCGTACAAGTGAAGTGCTCCACCGGCAGCGGGCCAGTCGCGACCGTTCGCATCACGGTCCCCGAAACGGTCGCCGCCCAACCCGGCCGCTGCACGGTGCGGGTGCGCATGAACGACCAGGGGGACGAAGTGTCGATCCCGGTATCGTGGACCGGCAAGAAGTAA
- a CDS encoding redox-sensing transcriptional repressor Rex, translating into MPAERSQRLSRAAAQRLSLYLRCVDDWTTDGEKVSSSRIAEAVGVSDAQVRRDLAALGHLGQRGVGYDARELASAIRTALGINRQWRAVLVGVGNLGRALLRYQGFRAQGFRIVGLFDSDPSKVGQEVEGLTVEAVSTLPTRLNELQAELGVLTVPGETAHSVAEALVAAGVRGILNFAPVVLKLPRRVRLVTVDLAIQLEQLAFQVQHGEAATRATDEE; encoded by the coding sequence GTGCCAGCCGAGCGGAGTCAACGGCTCTCGCGGGCAGCGGCCCAGCGGCTGAGCCTCTATTTGCGGTGCGTGGACGACTGGACCACCGACGGCGAAAAGGTCTCCAGTAGTCGCATTGCCGAAGCGGTCGGCGTAAGCGACGCCCAGGTGCGCCGCGACCTCGCCGCGCTAGGACACTTGGGCCAGCGCGGGGTCGGGTACGACGCGCGCGAACTGGCGAGCGCGATCCGAACGGCGCTGGGAATCAACCGTCAGTGGCGAGCTGTGCTGGTCGGCGTCGGTAACCTGGGCCGTGCACTTTTGAGGTACCAGGGGTTCCGGGCACAGGGGTTCCGGATCGTTGGTCTGTTCGACAGCGACCCGTCCAAAGTCGGTCAGGAGGTCGAGGGGCTGACCGTCGAGGCGGTATCGACACTTCCCACACGACTCAACGAACTTCAGGCCGAATTGGGGGTTCTCACGGTTCCCGGGGAAACCGCGCACTCGGTCGCCGAGGCGCTGGTGGCCGCGGGAGTTCGGGGGATTCTGAACTTTGCGCCGGTGGTGCTCAAGCTCCCGCGCCGGGTTCGGCTCGTTACGGTCGATCTGGCAATTCAATTAGAACAACTGGCGTTTCAAGTCCAACACGGCGAAGCAGCGACTCGCGCCACAGACGAAGAATAA
- a CDS encoding chemotaxis protein CheW: MSASTSEPSTPAIGSGQFLTFRLGDEEYGLEILRVQEIKGYSKITPLPNTPREVKGVMNLRGAVVPIIDLRTRLGLCEAEYTVFTVIVVVTVGTKIVGLVVDAVSDVLNVEPKEVVPTPDLGSGVDTSFLTGIARTGERLVSLLNIDQLVGNATGPALTA, translated from the coding sequence GTGAGCGCATCCACCAGCGAACCGAGCACGCCCGCGATCGGTAGCGGTCAGTTCCTGACGTTCCGTTTGGGAGACGAGGAGTACGGGCTGGAGATCCTGCGCGTGCAGGAAATCAAGGGGTACTCGAAGATCACCCCACTGCCCAACACGCCCCGAGAAGTCAAGGGAGTCATGAATCTGCGCGGCGCCGTGGTCCCGATCATCGACCTGCGCACCCGGCTCGGGCTGTGCGAGGCCGAATACACCGTGTTCACGGTCATCGTCGTGGTCACCGTGGGCACCAAGATCGTTGGGCTCGTCGTGGACGCCGTGTCCGACGTGCTCAACGTGGAACCCAAGGAAGTGGTCCCGACCCCGGACCTCGGGTCCGGCGTGGACACCTCGTTCCTCACCGGGATCGCGCGCACCGGCGAGCGACTCGTCTCCCTACTCAACATCGATCAACTTGTCGGCAACGCGACCGGCCCGGCACTCACCGCATAA